Proteins from a genomic interval of Candidatus Bathyarchaeota archaeon:
- a CDS encoding winged helix-turn-helix transcriptional regulator, with protein MTERIVFHPKAFLSHRRNVKFGVSSRSRIIEVLEREPASAKTIANKTGLSYSNVMHHLRLLEEEKIVKREGEKPYVWRLTGAGQLRLTEITVQ; from the coding sequence ATGACAGAAAGAATTGTTTTTCATCCTAAGGCGTTTCTCTCTCACAGAAGAAACGTCAAGTTCGGAGTTTCCTCAAGAAGTAGAATAATTGAAGTTTTAGAACGTGAACCTGCAAGCGCCAAAACTATTGCCAATAAAACTGGACTTAGCTATTCCAATGTTATGCATCATCTGCGGCTCTTAGAAGAGGAGAAAATCGTTAAACGTGAGGGAGAAAAACCTTACGTTTGGAGGCTTACAGGCGCAGGACAACTACGCCTAACAGAGATAACTGTTCAATAA
- a CDS encoding serine hydroxymethyltransferase, which yields MQSLETANEYYNRIFELLQRHHEWFKQAIPLIASENIPSPAVREALVSDFGNRYAEGWPGERVYAGCTYIDQVELICIELMKKLFKAEFADVRPISGAVANLAVYTAFTEPGDVMMALSIPCGGHITMGKKKLGGTAGAVHGLEVEYLPLDYKEMNIDVDRTKERVQKLVREGRPPKLVMFGASVFPFPHPVKELADTFHEVGAVVGYDAAHVAGLIAGGCFQDPLHEGADVMSLSTHKTLFGPQHGAIVSWERYAEKIKRAVFPGLVSNHHLHAVAGVAVACAEMLAFGREYCQQVIRNAKALGQALYERGFKVLAEHKGFTESHVLIIDITEHGDGGTIEKELEKANIIINRNLLPWDIKEGRHFMHPGGIRLGTSEITRLGMKESEMEEIAEFIKRVVINKEPPEKVKQDVIEFRKEYQKVHYCFESAKEAYEYLRLR from the coding sequence GTGCAAAGTTTGGAGACAGCAAATGAATACTATAACAGAATTTTTGAACTTTTACAAAGACATCATGAATGGTTTAAACAGGCTATTCCATTAATTGCAAGCGAAAACATACCAAGTCCAGCTGTGAGAGAAGCTTTAGTAAGCGATTTTGGAAACCGCTATGCAGAAGGCTGGCCGGGAGAAAGAGTCTACGCCGGATGCACATACATAGACCAAGTTGAACTCATATGCATAGAATTAATGAAAAAGCTCTTCAAAGCCGAGTTTGCAGATGTAAGGCCGATTTCAGGAGCAGTCGCAAATTTAGCTGTCTACACGGCTTTTACTGAGCCGGGCGACGTAATGATGGCGCTTTCAATTCCATGCGGCGGCCACATAACTATGGGGAAAAAGAAACTTGGAGGAACAGCAGGTGCAGTCCACGGCTTAGAAGTTGAATATTTACCGCTTGACTATAAAGAAATGAATATAGACGTCGACAGAACAAAGGAAAGAGTGCAAAAACTCGTTAGGGAAGGAAGGCCGCCAAAACTTGTAATGTTCGGAGCAAGCGTTTTTCCGTTCCCGCACCCAGTAAAGGAGTTAGCTGACACATTCCACGAAGTAGGCGCAGTAGTTGGCTACGACGCAGCACACGTGGCGGGTTTAATAGCGGGCGGATGCTTCCAAGACCCCCTACACGAAGGAGCAGACGTAATGAGCCTAAGCACGCATAAAACCTTGTTTGGACCTCAGCATGGAGCCATAGTCTCATGGGAGAGATACGCTGAAAAAATTAAGCGTGCAGTGTTCCCCGGACTTGTCAGCAACCATCATCTTCACGCAGTTGCAGGTGTGGCGGTAGCATGCGCAGAAATGTTAGCGTTCGGTAGGGAATACTGCCAACAAGTGATAAGGAATGCTAAGGCGTTAGGCCAGGCACTTTACGAGAGGGGATTTAAGGTTTTAGCTGAACATAAAGGGTTTACAGAGTCCCATGTACTGATAATTGACATAACCGAGCATGGAGATGGAGGAACCATCGAGAAGGAACTGGAGAAGGCAAACATAATAATTAACCGTAACTTGCTGCCGTGGGACATCAAGGAAGGAAGACATTTCATGCATCCAGGCGGAATAAGGCTTGGCACTTCAGAAATAACAAGGCTTGGAATGAAAGAGTCTGAAATGGAGGAAATAGCTGAATTCATCAAAAGAGTCGTCATCAACAAGGAACCGCCGGAAAAAGTTAAGCAAGACGTAATCGAATTCAGGAAAGAATACCAGAAAGTGCATTACTGCTTTGAAAGCGCAAAGGAAGCCTACGAATACTTAAGGCTAAGGTAA
- a CDS encoding PadR family transcriptional regulator: protein MTSSIRRVARNLKKRVLTDYMDLIILSLMSNGHEAIGGYDIIRYLHKHFRFLPSPGTVYSQLYSLERKGLIKNVGNERKRTYTLSEKGRKYFQMIQSCKEYIQMILNDVIFKNGFKPSQ from the coding sequence GTGACTTCTTCAATTAGAAGAGTTGCCCGAAACCTCAAAAAGCGTGTTCTTACAGATTATATGGACCTGATTATCCTCTCGTTGATGAGTAATGGCCATGAGGCAATTGGGGGCTATGACATAATCAGGTATTTACATAAGCATTTCCGTTTTCTGCCAAGTCCAGGAACGGTTTATTCGCAACTCTATTCCTTGGAGAGGAAAGGGCTAATAAAGAATGTGGGAAATGAGCGAAAAAGAACTTACACTTTATCTGAGAAGGGGCGCAAATATTTTCAAATGATACAGAGTTGCAAAGAGTATATTCAAATGATACTTAACGACGTTATCTTCAAAAACGGATTCAAGCCTTCTCAATAA
- a CDS encoding DUF488 domain-containing protein: MKSEAQARLTIWTIGHSNRSKEEFLNLLREHSIEVLADIRSFPTSRIEHFKKENLEKWLPENGVGYVWLGKELGGYRKGGYKRHMRTKLFREGVQKLLEIARHKRTCMMCMEKNPKYCHRRFLSAYLERKGVEVIHIIEKGQASILKF; the protein is encoded by the coding sequence TTGAAAAGTGAAGCTCAAGCTAGGCTTACGATATGGACAATCGGTCACAGTAACCGTTCAAAAGAAGAATTCCTAAACTTGCTGAGGGAACACTCAATAGAAGTTCTAGCAGACATACGAAGTTTCCCAACGTCAAGGATTGAACATTTCAAAAAGGAAAATTTGGAAAAATGGCTTCCGGAAAACGGCGTAGGATACGTGTGGCTTGGAAAAGAACTTGGAGGATACAGAAAGGGCGGATATAAAAGGCATATGAGAACTAAACTTTTCAGAGAAGGAGTGCAAAAACTGCTGGAAATAGCAAGACATAAAAGAACATGCATGATGTGCATGGAGAAAAACCCAAAATACTGCCACAGACGCTTCTTATCTGCTTATCTAGAAAGAAAAGGAGTAGAAGTAATCCACATAATAGAGAAAGGCCAAGCAAGCATACTCAAATTTTAG
- a CDS encoding NAD+ synthase: MKLTPQVLELNWEATAERIKQFIKDYVEKVSANGVVLGISGGVDSSTAAAISALALGGDKVLGLIMPEEETYNPKDIEDAKLIAEKFGFKTETVDISKILKAFYSSIPAFNPEEKISKGNIKARTRMICIYYYANTQKRVVVGSSDKSETMMGYFTKWGDVAADISPLMDLYKTQVRKLALHIGVPKEIAMKPSTPALWPGHLAEEELGIKYEILDLILYGLERFMPPKKIAEQLELSVETVNKIKERWIANEHKRRMPLTVKLQYRTVGADFRIPRTK; encoded by the coding sequence TTGAAGCTAACACCCCAAGTTTTAGAACTAAACTGGGAAGCCACAGCTGAAAGAATTAAACAATTCATAAAAGATTACGTAGAGAAAGTGTCAGCAAACGGAGTTGTTTTAGGAATTTCTGGCGGAGTAGACAGCAGTACAGCCGCAGCAATCTCAGCGCTAGCATTAGGCGGAGACAAAGTCCTAGGCTTAATAATGCCTGAAGAAGAAACCTACAACCCAAAGGACATAGAAGACGCAAAACTCATAGCAGAAAAATTCGGATTTAAAACTGAAACAGTGGACATCTCAAAAATTTTAAAGGCCTTCTACAGTTCAATTCCAGCTTTCAACCCTGAGGAAAAAATAAGCAAGGGAAACATCAAGGCAAGAACCCGTATGATATGCATCTACTATTACGCAAACACGCAAAAAAGAGTAGTAGTCGGAAGCTCGGACAAATCAGAAACAATGATGGGCTACTTCACCAAATGGGGAGACGTAGCAGCAGACATATCACCCCTAATGGACTTATACAAAACCCAAGTTAGAAAATTAGCACTTCACATAGGAGTACCAAAAGAAATAGCTATGAAACCCTCAACCCCAGCGCTCTGGCCAGGACACCTAGCAGAGGAAGAACTGGGCATAAAATATGAAATTCTAGACCTAATCCTATACGGCCTAGAAAGATTCATGCCCCCAAAGAAAATAGCCGAACAGCTTGAATTATCGGTTGAAACCGTGAATAAAATAAAGGAAAGATGGATAGCAAACGAACATAAGAGAAGAATGCCTTTAACAGTTAAACTTCAATACCGCACAGTAGGTGCAGATTTCCGCATACCAAGAACAAAATAG
- a CDS encoding carbon-nitrogen hydrolase family protein has product MTQLKVALAQMTCTKADKNKNINKMKTFAEKARKEKAKLVVFPELSLTDYVVRDFLYELAEPVPGPSVEKIAEIAKENKLYMVFGMPEKSEKAESVIYNTAVLVGPRGYIGKYRKMYLPTHSVFEEKRYFRPGYETPVFETELGKIGLTICYDVFFPEVSRALKLKGAQIIVCISASPAVRRNFFETLTAARAIENNTFVIYVNLVGIEEGLQFWGGSRIISPSGSIIKKAKYNEEDFVVGEIDLDDIRHVAAFVPTIRDLRPEIYQKLKDMAEAL; this is encoded by the coding sequence ATGACCCAATTAAAAGTCGCCCTCGCCCAAATGACATGCACCAAAGCTGACAAAAACAAGAACATAAATAAAATGAAAACATTTGCCGAGAAAGCAAGGAAAGAAAAAGCAAAGCTAGTTGTTTTCCCAGAACTATCCCTAACCGACTACGTTGTAAGAGACTTTCTCTACGAACTGGCAGAACCAGTTCCAGGCCCATCAGTGGAAAAAATCGCTGAAATAGCAAAAGAAAACAAACTATACATGGTTTTCGGAATGCCCGAGAAAAGCGAAAAAGCAGAAAGCGTAATTTATAACACTGCAGTCCTCGTTGGACCAAGAGGATACATTGGAAAATACCGAAAAATGTACCTACCAACCCACAGCGTCTTCGAAGAAAAAAGATATTTCAGACCGGGCTATGAAACACCAGTCTTTGAAACGGAACTTGGCAAAATCGGCTTAACAATATGCTACGACGTTTTCTTCCCAGAAGTCAGCAGGGCGCTAAAGCTTAAAGGAGCCCAAATAATAGTTTGTATATCCGCTTCTCCGGCAGTAAGAAGAAACTTTTTTGAAACATTAACAGCCGCAAGGGCAATAGAAAACAACACATTTGTAATCTACGTTAATTTGGTTGGAATAGAGGAAGGCCTCCAATTTTGGGGAGGAAGCCGCATAATAAGCCCAAGTGGAAGCATAATTAAGAAGGCAAAATACAACGAAGAAGACTTCGTAGTCGGCGAAATAGACTTAGACGATATAAGACATGTAGCAGCATTTGTCCCAACAATAAGGGATTTAAGACCAGAAATTTACCAAAAACTAAAGGACATGGCAGAAGCTCTCTAG
- a CDS encoding geranylgeranylglyceryl/heptaprenylglyceryl phosphate synthase, whose translation MTGKVEQYLLSQIQEEGAIHITLIDPEKVTSSAASKIVKDASKSGTSAIMIGGSTFVSTSHLDNVIKAIKKATKIPVILFPNNITGISRYADAIWFMSLLNSVDPYFIIGAHILGAPLVKRFNLEPIPMGYIIVGEGGTAGVIGRAAPIPYDKPELAAAHALAAQYLGMRFIYLEAGSGAKLPVPPSMISAVRKVVNIPLIVGGGIRSADHARIAVSAGADIIVTGNLVEGADVKGRVSEIIDGIKAGVKAKNDMF comes from the coding sequence ATGACTGGAAAAGTTGAACAATATCTACTGAGTCAGATTCAAGAAGAGGGAGCCATACATATAACTCTAATAGACCCTGAAAAGGTGACGTCTTCAGCTGCCTCAAAAATAGTTAAAGATGCAAGTAAATCAGGGACTTCCGCAATAATGATAGGCGGCTCAACCTTCGTCTCGACATCGCATCTTGATAATGTTATAAAGGCGATAAAGAAAGCTACGAAGATTCCAGTAATACTCTTCCCAAATAACATAACCGGAATAAGTCGTTACGCCGATGCAATATGGTTTATGTCCCTGTTAAATTCCGTTGATCCATACTTTATTATAGGCGCTCACATTCTTGGCGCTCCCCTAGTTAAACGTTTTAATCTTGAGCCCATACCTATGGGCTATATAATAGTTGGCGAAGGTGGAACAGCCGGAGTTATTGGTAGGGCTGCACCCATTCCTTATGATAAACCGGAACTTGCTGCTGCTCATGCGTTGGCTGCTCAATATTTGGGTATGCGCTTTATCTATTTGGAAGCAGGCTCTGGAGCTAAGCTTCCGGTTCCTCCATCAATGATTTCTGCTGTTCGAAAAGTAGTTAACATTCCATTGATTGTTGGTGGGGGAATAAGGTCTGCTGACCATGCAAGGATAGCTGTTAGCGCTGGGGCAGACATAATTGTTACTGGAAATTTAGTTGAAGGCGCCGACGTTAAAGGTAGAGTTAGTGAAATTATTGACGGAATTAAGGCTGGAGTGAAAGCTAAAAATGACATGTTTTGA
- a CDS encoding nucleotide pyrophosphohydrolase — translation MHISEFQNLMKEIYFHRDSRRGADGTYNWLVDEVKELGEALKSNDRENLEEEFADVIAWLASLANVVGVDLEKAALKKYDYKCPKCGQKPCKCTF, via the coding sequence ATGCACATAAGTGAGTTTCAAAATTTGATGAAAGAGATTTATTTTCATCGTGATTCTAGGCGTGGTGCGGATGGAACTTATAATTGGCTTGTTGATGAGGTTAAAGAGCTTGGCGAAGCCTTGAAAAGTAACGATAGAGAAAATCTTGAAGAGGAATTTGCCGATGTTATTGCTTGGCTTGCTTCTTTGGCGAATGTTGTCGGCGTGGACCTAGAGAAGGCTGCATTGAAAAAGTATGATTATAAATGTCCAAAATGCGGACAAAAACCATGCAAATGCACATTCTAA
- a CDS encoding DNA polymerase II large subunit yields the protein MSEAYRQYVVNLENELEKLRKIAEKAREKGLDPSTKPECDIAKDLAGLVEGLVGPPGVAESIRSLSERLPREEIAFKVAEEIVYGKFGHMEPKEAAEQAVRTALAILTEGITAAPLQGVAKVEIKDNFDHTKYLAIYFAGPIRSAGGTEQALTLVIGDFIRKLLGLDRYKPTEEEIARFIEEVRLFERSVARFQYHVSDEQLREALQRIPVEVTGTESDPIEVSSYRNLPRIETNRLRGGALRVVNDGIVGRAAKVWAIVEKLGIEGWDWLKTVGETKKEKSTGFLDDVIAGRPIFAFPSRSGGFRLRYGRARNTGIAAVGIHPATMLVLQGFLAAGTQLRLELPGKGGIVLPVDSIEPPVVRLRDGSVVRVTLENYSKIRDLIDKVLFLGDILISYGDFLYNNKPLAAAGYCEEWWSKELKRAIDKEFDGNLEAAAEKSGVSLERLKAFIENPFDNKPNAKEALAISLKLNVPLHPCFTYFWSILPLWVFKRLRKWVLEAEKNVVEGLVIRISGMNDELVKKALERMCVPHRLVDGKIIVEGDDASILAFCVAWHLSEAKIPEGRSVLEVIRELSGVVVREKAATLVGARMGRPEKAKRREMKPLVHVLFPVGLAGGSQRDLVVAAGKEHVWVEIVRKRCPNCGESFFFYSKCPNCGAELKLEKICPICGRTLNVDFCPTCNVQTRSYVRQAVNVRALLEEACRKLNVPFPEIVKGVKGLTNESKMPEIIEKGILRAKYDLSVFKDGTVRFDATNAPLTHFKPSEIGVNVERLRKLGYTHDINGEPLTRPDQICELKLQDVIIPLSCAQYFVRVANFIDELLEKVYGLPRYYNVKKVEDLVGHLVIGLAPHTSVGILGRIIGFTPLSLCYAHPMWHSAKRRDCDGDEDALILALDVLLNFSREYLPAQIGGIMDAPLLINPFVNPREVQRQAQLMDIDKSYPLEFYEKTLEGVQSKEVSNLIDLVADRLGTPAQFEGFGYTVPVSNVNLGNRESSYKRFKRMIDKLNSQLELAEKIRAVNARIVARKVLTTHFLRDIAGNLRAFSTQGFRCKSCNKRFRRPPLKGKCPECGGPITLTVYRGGIEKYLEAAKYLVKKYNLPNYFAQRIALIENEINYLFEGKGPKQVSLTDFA from the coding sequence ATGAGTGAAGCCTATAGACAATACGTTGTTAACTTGGAAAATGAACTGGAAAAACTACGTAAAATAGCTGAAAAAGCCAGAGAAAAAGGGTTAGACCCTTCTACTAAGCCTGAATGCGACATTGCAAAAGATCTAGCCGGTCTAGTAGAAGGTTTGGTCGGTCCTCCTGGGGTTGCTGAAAGCATTAGGAGCTTAAGCGAGAGGCTTCCAAGGGAAGAAATTGCCTTCAAGGTTGCCGAAGAAATAGTTTATGGCAAGTTTGGTCATATGGAGCCTAAAGAAGCGGCAGAACAAGCAGTTAGAACTGCTCTTGCAATTTTAACTGAGGGCATTACTGCCGCTCCCTTACAAGGGGTTGCCAAAGTTGAGATAAAAGATAATTTTGATCATACAAAGTATTTGGCAATATATTTTGCTGGGCCCATACGTTCTGCCGGCGGAACTGAACAGGCCTTGACGCTTGTTATAGGAGACTTTATTAGAAAGCTTTTGGGGCTTGACCGTTACAAGCCTACAGAAGAGGAGATAGCTCGTTTCATTGAAGAAGTTAGACTTTTTGAACGTTCGGTTGCTCGTTTTCAATATCACGTTTCAGATGAACAGCTACGTGAGGCCCTACAACGCATTCCAGTTGAAGTTACAGGAACGGAATCAGACCCAATAGAGGTTTCATCTTATAGAAATTTGCCTAGAATTGAGACGAACAGACTGCGAGGTGGGGCCCTAAGGGTGGTGAACGACGGCATAGTGGGAAGGGCAGCGAAAGTATGGGCCATAGTTGAAAAGCTTGGAATTGAAGGTTGGGACTGGCTGAAGACTGTAGGAGAGACAAAAAAGGAAAAGTCAACCGGCTTTCTAGATGATGTAATCGCCGGAAGACCCATCTTCGCTTTCCCATCTAGGTCGGGAGGGTTTCGTTTAAGGTATGGTAGGGCGAGAAACACTGGAATAGCCGCTGTTGGGATTCATCCAGCTACCATGCTGGTTTTACAGGGCTTCCTAGCCGCTGGGACTCAGCTACGTTTAGAGTTGCCAGGTAAGGGCGGAATTGTTCTTCCAGTTGATAGTATTGAGCCTCCGGTTGTTCGTCTAAGAGATGGCTCAGTTGTGCGGGTTACGCTTGAAAATTACTCTAAAATTAGAGATTTAATAGATAAGGTGCTTTTCCTCGGGGATATCCTCATAAGTTATGGGGATTTCCTCTATAATAATAAGCCGTTGGCGGCTGCCGGCTACTGCGAGGAATGGTGGAGCAAAGAACTTAAAAGGGCAATAGACAAGGAGTTTGATGGCAATTTAGAGGCAGCTGCGGAGAAATCTGGCGTTTCTCTTGAACGGCTTAAAGCTTTCATTGAAAATCCGTTTGACAATAAGCCTAATGCTAAAGAAGCCTTGGCCATTTCCCTAAAGCTTAACGTTCCTCTTCATCCTTGCTTTACCTATTTTTGGAGCATTCTTCCATTGTGGGTTTTTAAACGCTTGCGTAAATGGGTTTTAGAAGCCGAGAAAAATGTTGTAGAAGGCCTAGTAATTCGAATTTCCGGCATGAACGATGAGTTGGTTAAGAAGGCTCTTGAAAGAATGTGTGTTCCGCATAGGCTTGTTGACGGTAAAATAATTGTTGAGGGTGATGATGCCTCCATACTTGCCTTCTGTGTTGCGTGGCACCTTTCAGAAGCAAAAATTCCGGAAGGACGTTCTGTTCTGGAAGTCATAAGGGAACTAAGCGGAGTTGTTGTTAGGGAGAAGGCGGCAACTCTTGTTGGGGCTAGGATGGGACGGCCTGAAAAGGCGAAGCGGAGGGAAATGAAGCCTCTTGTTCATGTTCTGTTTCCGGTTGGGCTTGCCGGCGGTTCTCAACGTGATCTAGTTGTTGCAGCTGGAAAAGAGCATGTTTGGGTTGAAATTGTTAGAAAGCGTTGCCCAAACTGCGGTGAAAGCTTCTTTTTCTATTCTAAATGTCCGAACTGTGGAGCCGAATTGAAACTGGAGAAAATTTGCCCAATTTGCGGGCGAACTTTAAACGTAGACTTTTGTCCTACATGTAATGTTCAGACTAGAAGTTATGTTCGTCAAGCAGTTAATGTTAGGGCCTTACTAGAAGAAGCCTGCAGAAAGCTTAACGTTCCATTCCCTGAAATTGTGAAGGGTGTAAAGGGCTTAACAAACGAGTCGAAAATGCCTGAAATAATTGAGAAGGGAATTTTAAGGGCGAAATATGACCTTTCAGTCTTTAAGGATGGAACTGTTCGTTTTGACGCTACGAACGCTCCTTTAACCCACTTTAAACCTTCCGAGATAGGCGTTAATGTTGAAAGGCTTAGGAAACTTGGATACACCCATGACATAAACGGCGAACCGTTAACTAGGCCTGACCAAATTTGCGAGTTAAAGCTTCAAGATGTGATTATTCCGCTTAGCTGCGCCCAATACTTCGTTAGAGTCGCCAATTTTATAGATGAGTTGCTAGAGAAAGTGTATGGGCTTCCACGGTACTATAATGTGAAGAAAGTGGAGGACCTAGTCGGCCACTTAGTTATAGGCTTAGCCCCGCATACCTCAGTTGGCATTTTAGGGCGAATAATAGGTTTTACGCCGCTGAGTCTCTGTTATGCTCATCCGATGTGGCATTCAGCTAAAAGAAGGGACTGCGACGGCGATGAAGACGCCCTAATACTAGCCTTAGACGTCTTACTCAACTTTTCAAGAGAATATCTTCCCGCACAGATAGGCGGAATAATGGACGCTCCGTTGCTGATCAATCCGTTTGTAAATCCACGTGAGGTTCAACGTCAAGCTCAGCTCATGGACATCGATAAAAGTTACCCGCTGGAATTTTATGAGAAAACTCTAGAAGGCGTGCAATCAAAGGAAGTTTCCAACTTAATTGACTTAGTTGCGGATAGACTTGGTACTCCAGCCCAGTTTGAAGGTTTCGGTTACACGGTTCCGGTTTCGAATGTTAACTTGGGTAATCGTGAAAGCTCCTATAAGCGGTTTAAACGTATGATAGACAAGCTTAACAGTCAACTGGAGTTGGCTGAAAAAATTAGGGCTGTTAACGCTAGAATAGTTGCAAGAAAAGTTTTAACCACCCATTTTCTACGTGACATTGCCGGAAATCTCCGTGCGTTTTCAACTCAGGGATTTAGATGTAAGTCATGTAATAAGCGCTTTAGAAGACCTCCGTTGAAGGGCAAGTGTCCAGAATGCGGGGGGCCTATAACATTGACTGTTTATCGTGGGGGAATCGAAAAGTACTTGGAGGCTGCAAAATATCTGGTTAAAAAGTATAATTTGCCAAATTACTTTGCTCAGCGGATAGCCCTAATTGAAAATGAGATTAACTACTTGTTTGAAGGAAAGGGGCCCAAGCAAGTAAGCCTAACCGATTTTGCCTAA
- a CDS encoding preprotein translocase subunit Sec61beta, whose translation MSRRRRRKDERRAPMPAQSAGLLRFFEEETEGLKVKPELLIFLVIAFIVVSVLAHLHALGAI comes from the coding sequence ATGAGTCGAAGAAGGAGAAGGAAGGATGAAAGAAGGGCTCCGATGCCGGCTCAAAGTGCAGGATTACTTCGGTTCTTTGAGGAAGAAACAGAAGGATTAAAGGTTAAACCTGAACTTTTAATTTTCCTTGTCATAGCATTTATAGTAGTTTCTGTTCTCGCCCATTTGCACGCTTTAGGAGCTATTTAG
- a CDS encoding sodium:calcium antiporter, producing MFGVILNVAVLVAGILLMTLASDKAVEHSIIIASALGISPLMIGFTLVSIGTDLPEIVNSIVASALGHGDINAGDSIGSVLTQLTLIFGLLPFLGTSFKVNRREILATGSCLILALMLVSSIVEKGHISRINALFLIGGWLIYMLITKEIVGRGASKAPEPTVVISKGVHILAAVLGFVGVAVGAYAVVQSVIALSATLNVPEYIISFFLVGIGTSLPELAVDLTALRKKQYEIATGDIIGSCVVDASLSIGIGQFFFPQAVSSEIAEITTLYTIIASLAVIFTLAARKKIDKKAGAIFIAIYLLSYTLIIV from the coding sequence ATGTTTGGAGTTATATTAAACGTCGCAGTTCTTGTTGCTGGAATATTGCTTATGACGTTGGCTAGCGATAAGGCTGTTGAACACTCCATAATAATCGCTTCGGCTTTGGGAATATCCCCTCTCATGATAGGTTTCACATTGGTTTCCATAGGCACAGACCTCCCGGAAATCGTCAATTCAATAGTAGCATCTGCATTAGGTCATGGAGACATCAACGCTGGAGACTCCATTGGTTCCGTACTTACACAGCTAACTCTGATTTTCGGACTTTTACCCTTCCTTGGCACTTCATTCAAAGTTAATAGGAGGGAAATTCTCGCCACAGGCTCATGTTTAATTTTAGCGCTTATGTTGGTAAGCTCCATCGTTGAAAAAGGTCATATTTCAAGAATAAACGCGCTATTCCTAATTGGAGGCTGGCTAATCTATATGTTAATAACGAAGGAGATAGTTGGCCGCGGCGCCTCAAAGGCTCCGGAGCCTACAGTGGTGATAAGTAAAGGAGTGCATATTCTAGCGGCTGTTTTGGGTTTTGTCGGAGTAGCTGTCGGAGCTTACGCTGTTGTACAATCGGTCATAGCGCTTTCGGCAACCTTAAACGTTCCAGAATACATTATAAGCTTCTTCCTAGTAGGCATCGGAACCTCTCTTCCGGAACTTGCAGTTGACCTAACTGCCCTTCGTAAAAAGCAATATGAAATTGCAACTGGAGATATAATAGGCAGTTGCGTGGTTGATGCAAGTCTTTCCATAGGAATAGGTCAATTTTTCTTCCCCCAAGCAGTTTCCAGCGAAATTGCAGAAATCACAACTCTTTACACTATAATTGCTTCTTTAGCTGTCATTTTCACTCTTGCAGCAAGGAAAAAAATAGATAAAAAGGCCGGAGCCATATTTATTGCAATTTATCTACTCTCATATACGCTGATAATTGTTTAG